From the genome of Nicotiana sylvestris chromosome 2, ASM39365v2, whole genome shotgun sequence, one region includes:
- the LOC104215834 gene encoding uncharacterized protein isoform X2, which produces MSLTTKETVQAIRSEKEHLLKLIEEQPTIGPRSEANERHVEEQSVEEQIVDEQMQIDSTTPTANEQSEEQASGPATQKRKRGRTQMRSVHGRKMRNVITLNNLNQPIGPTKKDVREFGSFLGTLARTTTHCPLDILDWRKMDTKDDLWTSTKSKYDIPDATKTWTLYSIGNAWRRHKSQLKKDHYDAYQNDDVRMTKRPDYIPEYQFKELLKYWSFDKLQAEMEKN; this is translated from the exons atgtcaTTGACAACAAAAGAAACTGTTCAAGCTATACGGTCAGAGAAAGAGCATCTGCTAAAATTAATTGAAGAACAACCAACAATAGGACCACGATCTGAAGCAAATGAACGACATGTTGAGGAGCAATCTGTAGAGGAGCAAATTGTAGATGAGCAGATGCAAATAGATTCTACCACTCCTACAGCTAATGAACAATCTGAAGAACAAG CTTCTGGTCCTGCGACTCAAAAAAGAAAGAGAGGCAGGACACAAATGCGTAGTGTCCATGGCCGAAAGATGCGTAATGTGATCACACTTAACAATCTCAATCAGCCCATTGGTCCTACTAAAAAAGATGTAAGAGAGTTTGGTAGCTTCCTCGGTACATTGGCAAGGACTACAACCCATTGCCCACTGGATATATTGGACTGGAGGAAAATGGACACAAAAGATGATTTATGGACATCTACCAAG TCGAAGTATGATATTCCAGATGCTACAAAAACATGGACTTTATATTCAATTGGAAATGCTTGGAGAAGGCATAAAAGTCAACTGAAGAAAGATCATTATGATGCCTATCAAAATGATGATGTTCGAATGACAAAAAGACCTGATTATATACCAGAATATCAGTTTAAAGAACTCCTGAAATATTGGAGTTTTGATAAACTACAG GCTGAAATGGAAAAAAATTAA
- the LOC104215834 gene encoding uncharacterized protein isoform X1 — protein MSLTTKETVQAIRSEKEHLLKLIEEQPTIGPRSEANERHVEEQSVEEQIVDEQMQIDSTTPTANEQSEEQASGPATQKRKRGRTQMRSVHGRKMRNVITLNNLNQPIGPTKKDVREFGSFLGTLARTTTHCPLDILDWRKMDTKDDLWTSTKSKYDIPDATKTWTLYSIGNAWRRHKSQLKKDHYDAYQNDDVRMTKRPDYIPEYQFKELLKYWSFDKLQEKTKESVSLKDIFVATRARKPGRLYKDLDENTTTKIAEMEKN, from the exons atgtcaTTGACAACAAAAGAAACTGTTCAAGCTATACGGTCAGAGAAAGAGCATCTGCTAAAATTAATTGAAGAACAACCAACAATAGGACCACGATCTGAAGCAAATGAACGACATGTTGAGGAGCAATCTGTAGAGGAGCAAATTGTAGATGAGCAGATGCAAATAGATTCTACCACTCCTACAGCTAATGAACAATCTGAAGAACAAG CTTCTGGTCCTGCGACTCAAAAAAGAAAGAGAGGCAGGACACAAATGCGTAGTGTCCATGGCCGAAAGATGCGTAATGTGATCACACTTAACAATCTCAATCAGCCCATTGGTCCTACTAAAAAAGATGTAAGAGAGTTTGGTAGCTTCCTCGGTACATTGGCAAGGACTACAACCCATTGCCCACTGGATATATTGGACTGGAGGAAAATGGACACAAAAGATGATTTATGGACATCTACCAAG TCGAAGTATGATATTCCAGATGCTACAAAAACATGGACTTTATATTCAATTGGAAATGCTTGGAGAAGGCATAAAAGTCAACTGAAGAAAGATCATTATGATGCCTATCAAAATGATGATGTTCGAATGACAAAAAGACCTGATTATATACCAGAATATCAGTTTAAAGAACTCCTGAAATATTGGAGTTTTGATAAACTACAG GAAAAAACTAAGGAATCTGTCTCACTTAAAGACATTTTTGTGGCCACAAGAGCAAGAAAACCTGGGCGTTTGTACAAGGACTTAGACGAAAATACAACTACTAAAATT GCTGAAATGGAAAAAAATTAA